In Ammospiza caudacuta isolate bAmmCau1 chromosome 33, bAmmCau1.pri, whole genome shotgun sequence, the genomic stretch CAGCCGTACCTGcgacatcggggacattggggacactgaggggacactggggacactgccagaACCTCCTTGGGACAGCCATAACTGAgatattggggacattggggacactgaggggacagtggggacaccgTCAGCACCTCCTCCGTACAGCCATAACTGAGAtattggggacagtggggacactgaggggacattggggacacggCGTTGTTCACCGACAGCATGGCCGGCACCGTGAGAACTGCCTCAGTGCAGCCGTACctgtgaggggacagtggggacattggggacactgaggggacactggggacaccgtCAGCACCTCCTCCGTACAGCCATAACTGAGatattggggacactggggacaccgaggggacagtggggacaccgTCAGCACCTCCTCTGTGCAGCCATAACTGAGATattggggacactcaggggacattggggacactgaggggacactgccagAACCTCCTCTGTACAGCCATAACTGAGATattggggacaccgaggggacattggggacatggtgTTGTTCACCGACAGCATGGTGGCCACTGTGAGAACCTCCTCGGTACAGCCATacctgtgacactggggacactgaggggacactggggacactgaggggacattggggacatggccGCCACCGTCAGCACCTCCTCTGTGCAGCCATAACtgattggggacactggggacactgaggggaaactgggacactgaggggagaTGAGACACTGGagactttggggacactttggggacgCTTTGGAGACACTTGGGGACGCTTTGGGGACGCTTTGGGGACGCCCGCGTCACTCACTGCTCGCTCGCCAGGATCATCTTGGCCAACATCGGCTCCACCGGCAGCTCCGCCATGCGCCGGCCcagctgggacagacagacagggggacagggggacaggggggacagagggacaggggggacagagTGACCAccggggacacccccagggacacccccagtccctcccagtgctcccagtccctcccagtccctcccagtccatcccagtccctcccattattcccagtccctcccagtccatcccagtccctcccagtccttcccagtgctcccagtcacCGTGGTGAGCTCGCCCAGGTGGTTCAGGTGGTTCATTCCCCgttccccagtccctcccagtccatcccagtccctcccagtccctcccagtccttcccagtgctcccagtcacCGTGGTGAGCTCGCCCAGGTGGTTCAGCGCCCCCAGCGCGTAGAGCTGCTCCAGCGCCAGCACCAGCGTCTCGTGGGGGGGAGGGTCCAGGAAATCAAAGTGGATCAGGTCGTTGatacctggggacaccttgggggtcacctggctgtgcccaacctcccctgtgccaccctggtgtccccagtccctcccagtgcccataACTCcacccccagtccctcccagtccctcccagtccatcccagtgcccataACTccatccccagtccctcccagtccctcccagtccattccagtGCCCCTAactccatcccagtccatcccagtgcccataACTGcatccccagtccctcccagtttgtcccagtacCCACCCAGGCTcttgagcagcagcaccaacGCCCCCAggtctgtcccagtccctcccagtgcccctaactccattcccagtccatcccagtgcccctaACTCCGTTCCCAGTGCCCATagctccattcccagtccctcccagtcccctcccagtccatcccagtccctcccagtccatcccagtgcccctaactccattcccagtccctcccagtccatcccagtgcccctagctccatcccagtgcccctagctccatcccagtccctcccagtgcccacccAGGCTcttgagcagcagcaccagcgcCCCCAGGTCGGCTCTCTGGATCTCGGGCACCGCCGTCTCCTCCAGCTCGTGCTGGAACGCCCAGGCCGTGTAGAGCCGGAAACACTTCCCGGGCGCCACGCGGCCAGCGCGGCCCGCGCGCTGATTGGCTGAGGCCTGGGGACAAGGGTGACACACCTGTGACGcacctgtcacacctgggacacacctgggacacacctgtgtGCATGGCACCTGACTGGGATACACTGGGACAGCACTGACAGCGGCCCGCGCGCTGATTGGCTGAGGCCTGGGGACAAGGGTGACACAcgtgtgacacacctgtgacacctgggacacacctgtgacacctgggacacacctgggacacacctgtgtGCATGGCACCTGACTGCAATACACTGGGACAGCACTGACAGCGGCCCGCGCGCTGATTGGCTGAGGCCTGGGGACAAGGGTGACACAcgtgtgacacacctgtgacacctgtgacacctgggacacacctgggacacacctgtgtGCATGGCACCTGACTGCGATACACTGGGACAGCACTGACAGCGGCCCGCGCGCTGATTGGCTGAGGCCGGGGGACACCAAAGGGACATTGTCACCTgtctgggacacacctgggacacaggtgacacacaggtgtcacacaggtgacacacaggtgacccACCTTGGAGCACGGTGTCACCACCAGGGACTCCATGCCCGTGCGGGCGCTGTAGCTTTTCTGCTTGCAGAACCCGGGGTCCAGCACGTACACGATGCCGTCGATGGTCACCGAGGTCTCGGCGATGTTGGTGGCCACCACCACCTGCCACAGGTGTGGCGACAGCGCTGGGACACGCCCGGGACACGCCCTCGCAGGCCACGCCCCTCCCGGGCGCACCCGGCTAAGCCACGCCCCATTTAAAGCACACGATGTTAAGCCCTGCCCACTTGGAGCTCCAACCAATCATGGGCTGCACTGCGGGCCACGCCCAATAAAGCCACACCCATTTAGGCCACACCCATTCGGACCACACCCAATTGAGCCACACCCATTTCGACAACATAGAGCCACACCTCATTTAGACCACACCCAATTAAGCCCCCCACTCTGACCACACCCAATATAGACCACACCCAATTAAGCCCCACCCACTCTGACCACACACAGTAACCCCCACCCCATTTAGACCACACCCATTCTAGCCACACCCAAATTAAGCCCCACCCACTCTGACCACACCCAATAATCCACACCCAATTTAGACCACACCCAATTAAGCCCCGCCCACTCTGACCACACACAGTAACCCCCACCCCATTTAGACCACACCCATTCTAGCCACACCCAAATTAAGCCCCACCCACTCTGACCACACCCACTTGAGCCCCATCTACTCTGATCACACCCAATTAAGCCCTGCCCTTTAGACCACACCCCTTTATACTTCATTCAATTAAGCCCTGCCCCAATTAGACCACACCCAATTAAGCCCCACCCATTTGGACCACACCCAATTAAACCACACCCCATTTAGACCACACCCATTCGAACAACACCTAAATTAAGCCCCACCCACTCTGAGCACACCCAATAAACCACACCCCTTTTGGCCCTGTCTATTTTGACCACACCCAATTAAGCCCCACCCACTTCCATGAAACCACGCCCTCTCCCTGAGGCTCCCCCCACCTCTTAAAGGGCCAGCACACCTTTCTGACCCCCTAAATGAAACCCCACCCCATTTCCCTTAAACCCCGCCCCTCTCCCATTGCACCACACCCCCTGCCAAGGCCCCACCCCCCTCTTAAAGGGCCAGCGTACTTTCCTGGCTCTGTAAATGAAACCCCACCCCTTCGTCTTAAACTCCACCCCATTTCCCTTAAACCCCACCCATTTCCCACTGGACCACGCCCCCTGCTGAGGCCCCGCCCCCCTCTTAAAGGGCCAGCACACCTTCCTGGATCTCTCACTGAAGTCCAACCCCTTCCTCTTAAACCCCACCCCATTTTCCTCAAGCCCCGCCCCTCTCCCATTACACCACGCCCCCTGgcgaggccccgccccctcccttAAAGGGCCAGCGCACCTTCCTGGCGCCGGGGGGCGTGGGCTGGAAGATGCGGGCCTGCAGCTCCGAGGGCAGGTTGGCGTAGatgggcagcaccagcagctcggGCAGGCGCGAGCCCAGGCGGCGGCAgcgctcctgcagcagctccacgcAGGCCTCGATCTCCTCCTGGAACCCAGGAGACACCAGGGACAgcgttggggacactggggacagtgttggggacatcggggacatcaGGGGtatcagggacattggggacactggggacacccaggggattggggacactggggacaatggcgacaatggggacaggggcagcaccagcagcgctcctgcagcagctccacgcAGGCCTCGATCTCCTCCTGGAAcccaggggacaccggggacagcgttggggacactggggacagtgttggggacattggggacacccaggggactggggacactggggacaatggggacaggggcagcagcagcagctccaggcaggccTCGATCTCCTCCTGGAacccaggggacactggggacagtgttggggacatcaggggtatcagggacattggggacactggggacagccaggggattggggacattggggacaggggcagcaccagcagcgctcctgcagcagctccacgcAGGCCTCGATCTCCTCCTGGAActcaggggacactggggacagcgttGGGGACATtgttggggacatcggggacattggggacagccaggggattggggacatttgggacactggggacaggggcagcagcagcagctccacgcAGGCCTCGATCTCCTCCTGGAacccaggggacactggggacagcgttggggacattggggacagcgttggggacaccagggacatcggggacactgaggacatcagggcacacagagggacaaaGACTGGTGGCAAGAAATTGGGGTTGGGGACAGGGAAACTCTCAGGGGAATGgtgacacccaggggacactcagggacacccaggggacactcAGGTGACACCGaggtgacactgacctgcccGGTGAGGAAGACCAGGATGTCCCCGGGGGGTTGGGTGACGTGGATCTGCAGCACCGACACCACGCACGCCTCCAGGTAATCGGCCTCGGGGGCCtgcggggacattggggacatcggggacagcaggggacagcaggggacaatCAGGGGGACATCAGCACCAGCTGTCCCCAAAGGTCCCCAGCCAGCcatctcccccttctcctgtgtcccctcgtgtccccaAATGCTCCCAACAGCGCCAGGTGCTCCTGAgcacccccagtgtccccattaaTGTCCCCAAGTCCTCAATGCCCTaaatgcccccaatgtccccaataccctgaatgtccccaatgtccccaatgctcTGAacacccccagtgtccccagtgtccccattaaTGTCCCCATGCCCTCGGAGTCCTGGacacccccagtgtccccattaatgtccccaatgtccccggtGCCCTGAacacccccaatgtccccaataccctcaatgtccccaatgtccccaatgctcTGAacacccccagtgtccccattaaTGTCCCCAAGTCCTCAATGCCCTaaatgcccccaatgtccccaataccctgaatgtccccaatgtccccaatgctctcaacacccccagtgtccccagtgtcaccttgGTGTAGTAGATGTCCACGGGGAAGCGCCGCCCCGGGACGACcgggtgtccccgtgtccccagtgtcccagttGTCCCCCACGCTCTCATTTTCCCCAGCACCCtgaatgtccccagtgtccccagtgtccccagtgtcaccttgGCGCAGTAGATGTCCACGGGGAATCGGCACCCCGGGATGACCAGGTGTCCCCATgtgcccaatgtccccaatgtccccagtgtccccaatgtccccagtgtccccagtgtcaccttgGTGTAGTAGATGTCCACGGGGAAGCGCCGCCCCGGGATGACCCCAAtgcccctgatgtccccaatgccctCAACACCCtgaatgtccccagtgtccccagtgtccccaacgtccccagtgtcaccttgGTGTAGTAGATGTCCACGGGGAAGCGCCGCCCCGGGATGCGGAAGACGGGCGCGTGGTCGAAGAAGGCCGAGAAGCGCTCGGTGTCCAGCGTGGCCGAGGCCACCAGGACCTTGAGCTGCGGCCGGAAGCGAGCGATGTCCTTGATGAGGCCGAAGAGCACGTCCGTGTGCAGGGTGCGCTCGTGGGCCTCGTCCACCATGATCACGCTGCGGACACACGGACACcgggatggacacacggacacggggacatggggatggacacacggacatggggacacggggatggacacacggacaccgggatggacacacggacacggggatggacacacggacatggggacaccgggatggacacacggacacggggatggacacacggacacggggatggacacacggacatggggacaccgggatggacacacggacacagggatggacacacggacatggggacaccgggatggacacacggacacggggatggacacacggacacggggacaccgggatggacacacggacacggggatggacacacggacacgggtACACCGGGATGGACACATGGACACCaggatggacacacggacactgggatggacacacggacacggggatggacacacagacaccgggatggacacacggacacggagacacggggacacagggatggacacacggacatggGGACGGACATAGGGACaaagacacagggacagacacaaaaAGAAGGAcacatccccaatgtcccctgggtgtccccagtgtccccaatccccccagtgtccccaatgtctcctgggtgtccccagtgtccccaatccccccagtgtccccaatatccccaatccccccagtgtcacctgtaGGAGGCCAGGTCGGGCTCTGTCAGGAACTCCCTCAGCAGCATCccgtccccaatgtccccagtgtccccaatccccccagtgtccccaatccccccagtgtccccaacgtccccaggtgtccccagtgtccccagtgtcacctgtaGGAGGCCAGGTCGGGCTCTGTCAGGAACTCCCTCAGCAGCATCCCGTCCGTCATGTACTTGAGCACCGTGCGCTCCGACGTGCAGTCCTCGAAGCGGATGCTGTACCCGACcttggggacaagggacacggCCCCGTCACCCCCCTGGGGCTGATGGCACCTCCCCATGGCGCTGTCACCTCCCCAGGGTCGCTGTCACCTCACGGTCACTCAGGCCACCCCTGTGGTCACTCACACCCCCCCCAGCTGTGTCACCagagtgtccccacagtgcccaggATGTGTCCCCGAGGTGGGGACAATGTGGTTGGAGGTGGAgatgtgtccccaatgtccccaatgtgtccccagtgtcccccatgtGTCCTcgttgtccccaatgtccccagtgccccccaatgtccccaatgtccccaatgtcctcagtgtccccaatgtccccagtcccccccagtgtccccagtgtccccgttGTCACCTCGTTGCCCAGCTTTGTCCCCATCTCCACGGCCACCCTCGCTGCCACGCTCATGGctgcccccaatgtccccaatgtccccaatccccccaatgtcccccatgtccccaatgtccccattgtccccagtcccccccaacatccccaatccccccagtgtccccagtgtccccaatgtcctcagtgtccccaatgtgtcccaaatgtccccaatccccccagtgtccccaatgtcccccatgtccccaatccccccagtgtccccaatgtcccccatgtccccaatccccccagtgtccccaatgtccccagtgtcctcattgtccccaatgtccccaatcccccccagtgtccctgttGTCACCTCGTTGCCCAGCTTTGTCCCCATCTCCACGGCCACCCTCGCTGCCACGCTCATGGCTGCCACGCGTCGCGGCTGCGTCACCCCGATCTTCAGCCCCCCCCGCGTGtagccctggggacattggggacattggggacattgggggggtcaggggggggTGACAGAGACCCCTGACCCCAAGTGACCCCCCCTGGAAATGAACTGATCCTAAAAATGAGACCTGAGAGGGGACAAATCCAACCAGGACCCCAAACAGTTCAAATCacccccagttcatcccagttcaatcccagtcaatcccagttcaatcccagtcaatcccaacccgctcccagtccctcccagtgtccccaaccatctcccagttcaatcccagttcatcccagttcaatcccagtccctcccagttcaatcccagtccctcccagttcaatcccagttcatcccagttcaatcccagtccctcccagttcaatcccagttcatcccagttcaatcccagtcaatcccaacccactcccagtccctcccagtgtccccagccatctcccagttcaatcccagtccctcccagttcaatcccagtcaatcccaacccgctcccagtcccctcccagtgtccccaaccatctcccagttcaatcccggtccctcccagttcaatcccagtccctcccagttcaatcccagttcatcccaacccgctcccagtccctcccagtgtccccaaccatctcccagttcaatcccagtccctcccagttcaatcccagtccctcccagttcaatcccagttcatcccagttcaatcccagtccctcccagttcaatcccagttcatcccaacccgctcccagtccctcccagtgtccccaaccccctcccagtcccttccactccctcccagttcaatcccagttcatTCCAGTGCCCCAcaaccccctcccagtccctcccagtgctcccagttcaccTCCTCGTGCAGGTACTGGGGGATCTGGGTGGTTTTCCCCGACCCCGTCTCTCCCTCGATCACCAGCACCTGGTGCTGCGCCACGGCCGCCACCAGCTCGTCCCGGAAGGGGAAAATGGGCAGGGCCCGGCGCGCGTCCTGCAGAGACTGCCGGCGGCGCTCGGCCTCGGGGACGGCCTcggggacatcctggggacattggggacacctcaCTGTCACCCTCGGTGTCACCAAACTCACTCCAAATTCACCCCAGTCACACCAGTAACCACCCACCGTCCGCACTGCCGGCGGCGCTCGGCCTcggggacatcctggggacatcctggggacattggggacacctcaTGGTCACCTCGGTGTCACCAAAttcaccccagtgtcaccccagtcACACCAGTGACCACCCACCGTCCGCACTGCCGGCGGCGCTCGGCCTcggggacatcctggggacattggggacacctcaCTGTCATTGGGGTCACCCTCAGGGTCATTAGTGTCACCAAATTCACACCAAgttcaccccaaatccaccctaaaTCCATCCTGGTTCCACCCCCTGCCGGCGGCGCtcggccttggggacatcctggggacacctcagtgtcacctcagtgtcactgGGGTCATCCATAGTGTCACCAAATCCACcctaaattcaccccaaaatcaccagcAACCACCCGCAGCCGGCAGCGCCCGGCCTCGGGGACGTCCCGGGGACACCTCGGGGTCATCGGTGTCACCCACAGCGACAAAcgccccccagaccccctcaggaccccccgGGTGACCCCAGTCCCCACCTTCTGGGGGTCAGTCCCCTCCAATTGAGCAGCACTGACGAGCTgcaccatctcctcctcctccagcagcagcttgtAGTCCCTCCCAttacccccaaatcccccctaaacccccataaatcaccccaaaacccccataaatcaccccaaaaccccataaatcacccccaggaccccccaatcCCCACCTTTTGGGGGTCAGTCCCCTCCAATTGAGCAGCACTGACGAGCTgcaccatctcctcctcctccagcagcagcagctcgtAGTCCATATAAACCCCCCTAtatcaccccaaatcccccccaaatcaccccaaatgcCCCTCAAACCCCcataaatcaccccaaaacccccataaatcaccccaaaaccccataaatcaCCCCAATCCCCACCTTTTGGGGGTCAGTCCCCTCgagctgggcagcactgacGAACTgcaccatctcctcctcctccagcagcagctcgtAGTCCCTCCCatgacccccaaatcccccctaaacccccataaatcaccccaaaaccccataaatcaCCCCAATCCCCACCTTTTGGGGGTCAGTCCCCTCCAATTGAGCAGCACTGACGAACTgcaccatctcctcctcctccagcagcagcagctcgtAGTCCATATAAACCCCCCTAtatcaccccaaatcccccccaaaccaccccaaatccctcctaaACCCCcataaatcaccccaaaacccccataaatcaccccaaaacccccccaatCCCCACCTTTTGGGGGTCAGTCCCCTCgagctgggcagcactgacGAACTgcaccatctcctcctcctccagcagcagctcgtAGTCCCTCCCatgacccccaaatcccccctaaacccccataaatcaccccaaaacccccataaatcaccccaaaaccccataaatcaCCCCAATCCCCACCTTTTGGGGGTCAGTCCCCTCgagctgggcagcactgacGAACTgcaccatctcctcctcctccagcagcagctcgtAGTCCATATAAACCCCCCTAtatcaccccaaatcccccccaaatcaccccaaatgcCCCTCA encodes the following:
- the DHX16 gene encoding pre-mRNA-splicing factor ATP-dependent RNA helicase DHX16 isoform X1 is translated as MGTKLGNEVGYSIRFEDCTSERTVLKYMTDGMLLREFLTEPDLASYSVIMVDEAHERTLHTDVLFGLIKDIARFRPQLKVLVASATLDTERFSAFFDHAPVFRIPGRRFPVDIYYTKAPEADYLEACVVSVLQIHVTQPPGDILVFLTGQEEIEACVELLQERCRRLGSRLPELLVLPIYANLPSELQARIFQPTPPGARKVVVATNIAETSVTIDGIVYVLDPGFCKQKSYSARTGMESLVVTPCSKASANQRAGRAGRVAPGKCFRLYTAWAFQHELEETAVPEIQRADLGALVLLLKSLGINDLIHFDFLDPPPHETLVLALEQLYALGALNHLGELTTLGRRMAELPVEPMLAKMILASEQYGCTEEVLTVAAMLSVNNAVFYRPKDKVLHADSARVAFTVPGGDHLVLLNVYNQWVASGHSLQWCYEHFVQARSLRRARDVREQLQGLMERVEIAPSSCGGNLDLVRKAITAGFFYHTARLARGGYRTVKHQQPVFIHPNSALFSLQPRWVLYHELVCTSKEFMRQVIEIDSSWLLEVAPHYYQAKELEDGSGRKMPKKAGKSREELG